The Oncorhynchus tshawytscha isolate Ot180627B linkage group LG05, Otsh_v2.0, whole genome shotgun sequence genome includes a window with the following:
- the LOC112250982 gene encoding RNA polymerase II elongation factor ELL isoform X1: MAALKEEQCYGLSCGRVSNGSNVSVFHVKLTDSALKAFEGYQSSKGLSSQPLIRFTGSQGKISIPWSENPNELRLFTFYLSNVGRDNPQGSFDCIQQYITSEGSIQLDCLGGIQDKITVCATDDSYQKARQSMAQAEEETRSRGAIVIKPGGRYVGKKVQIRKPAPGLSDIAPSRRTSRPVIISSSAAKKSTAQQRPLRERLTHLLALKPYRKPELILRLQKDGLLPFDKDSLDSLLQQVANLNVRDNTFTLKDSLFKDIQKDWPGYTEGDQQLLKRILVRKMCQAQCQTPSTTTVAPPAEVPLPVSPPKELASSSPSQKRPASDFIDPLANKKPRISHMANKTVVPINGKPSSSNGKEGSGAMVVAPAVEGMTSSSQLPLLDIHRPFDPLSDVSNDSSHNGRDCEGQEAAVAERLSQPPVFSGPTVLSVPTLGLSSLGHTGLDGPQSKSTLPSLHGKSKKKSKKHKDKEKSKEKEGRGRAREERKGAEERVPEPRKACDITSSPENLKSSSIPHSSTDLNGMCNNTSVPSSSTEMADYLLEYTVIGSSEQRQTYKNYFNTEYSEYRGLHARIEGITRQFTVLDTELKQLQQGTDKYKTIHNQILQEYRKIKKTNPNYSQEKNRCEYLHSKLSHIKKLIAKYDQQQLQNWTG, encoded by the exons gGCCTGTCTTCACAACCACTGATACGATTTACTGGAAGCCAAGGG AAAATATCAATACCGTGGTCGGAAAATCCGAATGAGCTGCGACTGTTTACTTTCTACTTGTCCAATGTGGGTAGAGACAACCCACAGGGCAGCTTTGACTGCATCCAGCAGTACATCACCAG TGAGGGGAGCATTCAGCTGGACTGCCTGGGTGGAATCCAGGACAAGATCACGGTGTGTGCCACGGACGACTCTTACCAGAAGGCCAGGCAAAGCATGGctcaggcagaggaggagaccCGCAGCAGGGGTGCGATTGTCATCAAGCCTGGGGGGAGATACGTGG GTAAGAAGGTGCAGATCCGGAAACCGGCACCTGGGCTGTCTGACATCGCTCCTTCGCGGCGGACGTCGCGGCCTGTCATCATCTCTAGCAGTGCGGCGAAGAAGAGCACGGCGCAGCAGAGGCCCCTGAGGGAGCGCCTCACCCACCTGCTGGCCCTCAAGCCTTACAGAAAGCCTGAGCTCATCCTGCGCCTGCAGAAGGATGGCCTCTTGCCCTTTGACAAGGACTCTCTGGACAGCCTCCTGCAACAG GTGGCTAACCTAAATGTGAGAGACAACACCTTCACATTGAAGGACTCTTtgttcaaggacattcagaaggACTGGCCAGGCTACACTGAGGGAGACCAGCAACTTCTGAAGAGGATCCTTGTTCG GAAAATGTGTCAGGCCCAGTGTCAGACTCCAAGCACCACCACAGTGGCTCCTCCAGCTGAGGTCCCACTCCCAGTGAGCCCTCCCAAAGAGCTGGCTAGCAGCTCCCCATCGCAG AAACGACCTGCTTCAGATTTCATCGATCCTCTGGCCAACAAAAAGCCCAGGATATCACACATGGCTAACAAAACAGTGGTGCCAATAAATGGCAAGCCGAGTTCGTCCAATGGAAAGGAGGGGAGTGGGGCAATGGTTGTGGCGCCAGCGGTTGAAGGCATGACATCCAGCTCCCAGCTCCCCCTACTTGACATCCACCGGCCCTTCGACCCACTCTCCGACGTTAGTAACGACTCCAGCCACAATGGCCGGGACTGTGAGGGCCAAGAGGCCGCTGTAGCAGAGAGACTGAGCCAGCCACCAGTCTTCTCTGGGCCCACAGTGCTGTCTGTACCAACCCTGGGCCTCTCGTCCCTCGGACACACCGGCCTCGATGGGCCCCAGAGCAAGAGCACCTTGCCCTCCCTGCACGGCAAGTCCAAGAAGAAGTCCaaaaaacacaaagacaaggAAAAGTCCaaagagaaggaagggagggggagagcgagagaggagaggaaaggagcagAGGAGCGTGTTCCTGAGCCAAGAAAAGCCTGTGACATCACCTCCAGCCCTGAGAACCTGAAGAGCAGTAGTATTCCACACAGCAGCACAG ATCTCAATGGAATGTGCAACAACACCAGTGTTCCTTCGTCATCGACTGAGATGGCAGACTATTTATT GGAGTATACAGTGATTGGCTCTTCCGAGCAGCGTCAAACATACAAGAATTACTTTAATACTGAGTATAGTGAGTACCGGGGCCTCCACGCTCGGATAGAGGGCATCACCCGGCAGTTCACTGTGCTCGACACTGAGCTTAAGCAGCTCCAACAAGGCACAGACAAGTACAAG ACAATCCACAACCAGATACTCCAAGAGTATCGTAAAATAAAAAAG ACGAATCCAAACTATAGCCAAGAGAAGAACCGCTGTGAATATCTACACAGCAAACTGTCACATATAAAGAAACTTATAGCAAAGTATGATCAACAGCAACTTCAAAACTGGACTGGTTGa
- the LOC112250982 gene encoding RNA polymerase II elongation factor ELL isoform X2 gives MAALKEEQCYGLSCGRVSNGSNVSVFHVKLTDSALKAFEGYQSSKGLSSQPLIRFTGSQGKISIPWSENPNELRLFTFYLSNVGRDNPQGSFDCIQQYITSEGSIQLDCLGGIQDKITVCATDDSYQKARQSMAQAEEETRSRGAIVIKPGGRYVGKKVQIRKPAPGLSDIAPSRRTSRPVIISSSAAKKSTAQQRPLRERLTHLLALKPYRKPELILRLQKDGLLPFDKDSLDSLLQQDIQKDWPGYTEGDQQLLKRILVRKMCQAQCQTPSTTTVAPPAEVPLPVSPPKELASSSPSQKRPASDFIDPLANKKPRISHMANKTVVPINGKPSSSNGKEGSGAMVVAPAVEGMTSSSQLPLLDIHRPFDPLSDVSNDSSHNGRDCEGQEAAVAERLSQPPVFSGPTVLSVPTLGLSSLGHTGLDGPQSKSTLPSLHGKSKKKSKKHKDKEKSKEKEGRGRAREERKGAEERVPEPRKACDITSSPENLKSSSIPHSSTDLNGMCNNTSVPSSSTEMADYLLEYTVIGSSEQRQTYKNYFNTEYSEYRGLHARIEGITRQFTVLDTELKQLQQGTDKYKTIHNQILQEYRKIKKTNPNYSQEKNRCEYLHSKLSHIKKLIAKYDQQQLQNWTG, from the exons gGCCTGTCTTCACAACCACTGATACGATTTACTGGAAGCCAAGGG AAAATATCAATACCGTGGTCGGAAAATCCGAATGAGCTGCGACTGTTTACTTTCTACTTGTCCAATGTGGGTAGAGACAACCCACAGGGCAGCTTTGACTGCATCCAGCAGTACATCACCAG TGAGGGGAGCATTCAGCTGGACTGCCTGGGTGGAATCCAGGACAAGATCACGGTGTGTGCCACGGACGACTCTTACCAGAAGGCCAGGCAAAGCATGGctcaggcagaggaggagaccCGCAGCAGGGGTGCGATTGTCATCAAGCCTGGGGGGAGATACGTGG GTAAGAAGGTGCAGATCCGGAAACCGGCACCTGGGCTGTCTGACATCGCTCCTTCGCGGCGGACGTCGCGGCCTGTCATCATCTCTAGCAGTGCGGCGAAGAAGAGCACGGCGCAGCAGAGGCCCCTGAGGGAGCGCCTCACCCACCTGCTGGCCCTCAAGCCTTACAGAAAGCCTGAGCTCATCCTGCGCCTGCAGAAGGATGGCCTCTTGCCCTTTGACAAGGACTCTCTGGACAGCCTCCTGCAACAG gacattcagaaggACTGGCCAGGCTACACTGAGGGAGACCAGCAACTTCTGAAGAGGATCCTTGTTCG GAAAATGTGTCAGGCCCAGTGTCAGACTCCAAGCACCACCACAGTGGCTCCTCCAGCTGAGGTCCCACTCCCAGTGAGCCCTCCCAAAGAGCTGGCTAGCAGCTCCCCATCGCAG AAACGACCTGCTTCAGATTTCATCGATCCTCTGGCCAACAAAAAGCCCAGGATATCACACATGGCTAACAAAACAGTGGTGCCAATAAATGGCAAGCCGAGTTCGTCCAATGGAAAGGAGGGGAGTGGGGCAATGGTTGTGGCGCCAGCGGTTGAAGGCATGACATCCAGCTCCCAGCTCCCCCTACTTGACATCCACCGGCCCTTCGACCCACTCTCCGACGTTAGTAACGACTCCAGCCACAATGGCCGGGACTGTGAGGGCCAAGAGGCCGCTGTAGCAGAGAGACTGAGCCAGCCACCAGTCTTCTCTGGGCCCACAGTGCTGTCTGTACCAACCCTGGGCCTCTCGTCCCTCGGACACACCGGCCTCGATGGGCCCCAGAGCAAGAGCACCTTGCCCTCCCTGCACGGCAAGTCCAAGAAGAAGTCCaaaaaacacaaagacaaggAAAAGTCCaaagagaaggaagggagggggagagcgagagaggagaggaaaggagcagAGGAGCGTGTTCCTGAGCCAAGAAAAGCCTGTGACATCACCTCCAGCCCTGAGAACCTGAAGAGCAGTAGTATTCCACACAGCAGCACAG ATCTCAATGGAATGTGCAACAACACCAGTGTTCCTTCGTCATCGACTGAGATGGCAGACTATTTATT GGAGTATACAGTGATTGGCTCTTCCGAGCAGCGTCAAACATACAAGAATTACTTTAATACTGAGTATAGTGAGTACCGGGGCCTCCACGCTCGGATAGAGGGCATCACCCGGCAGTTCACTGTGCTCGACACTGAGCTTAAGCAGCTCCAACAAGGCACAGACAAGTACAAG ACAATCCACAACCAGATACTCCAAGAGTATCGTAAAATAAAAAAG ACGAATCCAAACTATAGCCAAGAGAAGAACCGCTGTGAATATCTACACAGCAAACTGTCACATATAAAGAAACTTATAGCAAAGTATGATCAACAGCAACTTCAAAACTGGACTGGTTGa